One window of Populus nigra chromosome 5, ddPopNigr1.1, whole genome shotgun sequence genomic DNA carries:
- the LOC133693283 gene encoding dof zinc finger protein DOF1.2-like, with amino-acid sequence MYSATDQMMFQCPPRPLPKEKKWKSKVEAAPNCPRCASPNTKFCYYNNYSLSQPRYFCKGCRRYWTKGGSIRNVPVGGGCRKYRRAKSSKVSQNERAAVSVNYSRTNETTLACSTNKDSMVQQGGANGSDIDLAVVFAKFLNQDLSYEPDFTGEELLNEGGDQMVDVSNSSNPSDSFQNDSMMESLKRSDLIQESNLLEGQSQVLVGQKQRLEEERLQELIESQDMNAFGLQDLLSDEIVQDALWSDDATLPNFPNWQPMLQLQDFDSFSVDDRLKISSNFISDNNWSSLDLSGFEVFSRP; translated from the coding sequence ATGTACTCTGCAACTGACCAAATGATGTTTCAATGCCCTCCTAGGCCATTGccaaaggagaagaaatggAAATCCAAAGTCGAAGCTGCTCCAAATTGCCCTCGTTGTGCTTCTCCCAACACCAAATTCTGCTACTACAATAACTATAGCTTGTCACAGCCTAGGTATTTTTGCAAGGGTTGTAGAAGGTACTGGACTAAAGGAGGGTCAATAAGAAATGTTCCCGTAGGTGGTGGTTGTCGCAAGTATCGCAGAGCCAAGTCCTCTAAGGTCTCCCAGAATGAACGTGCTGCGGTTTCGGTGAATTATTCTAGGACTAACGAGACGACATTAGCTTGTTCCACGAATAAAGACTCAATGGTTCAACAAGGCGGAGCTAATGGGTCTGATATTGATCTAGCTGTTGTTTTCGCTAAGTTCTTGAATCAAGACTTGAGTTATGAGCCCGATTTTACTGGTGAAGAATTGCTTAATGAGGGCGGTGATCAGATGGTGGATGTATCGAATTCTTCAAATCCATCTGACAGCTTCCAAAATGATTCAATGATGGAAAGCCTGAAGCGGTCTGATCTGATCCAAGAATCCAATTTACTTGAGGGGCAATCTCAGGTGCTTGTAGGACAGAAGCAACGACTTGAAGAAGAGAGACTTCAAGAACTCATAGAAAGTCAAGACATGAATGCATTTGGGTTGCAAGATTTATTGAGCGATGAAATTGTACAAGATGCTTTGTGGTCTGATGATGCAACCTTGCCTAATTTTCCTAATTGGCAGCCCATGCTACAATTGCAagattttgattcattttcagTGGATGATCGACTAAAGATTTCATCCAATTTTATCAGTGATAATAATTGGAGTTCTTTGGATCTCTCGGGGTTTGAGGTTTTTTCAAGACCTTGA